CCGTCTGATTGCGATCCTTTGCCAATTTGCTACCGCCAAAGTTAGCAGGTGTCGCATTTCATAGTATCTCATCGCGAAATGGCAACTCACGCAGCCAgctccttcaacttctccgcATGTCTCCAAGCTCTCCCCAACCGCCCGTAACTCAACGGGACCAGAATACCCACGGCAATCATCCTCGCATTCCtcgcttcctcctcttcacacGGCTCGTTGACAAAGGCGCTCAGACCGGCGTGGTCGCCGTCAACAAAATAAATCAAATCATGGCGGACGGTGTGCAGCCCCGAAGGCAGCGACTTGTATTCAACTCGGCCGTCCAATTCGAGGTTGGGCACGGCGCGCTTCCAGGTGATGGTGTATCCGGCCTTGACATCGAAATCGATAAGGAACAGTGCCGATATGGGGGGTAGTTGTTCGGCGGCGCTGGGGGCGatggagagggagagggaggatTGGCGGTGTCGTTGGTTCCTGCGTGACGGTGCCATTGTGTAGGCCTTTGCGTTGCGAGGATCAGAGGAGCATGTTCTATGCTTGGGGTAGCTGGCGATTGATGCCTCTTGGTGGGAAATGAGTAGTGGGTGATTAGTTGGCGGccgaagctggagctggagagggCAGCTGTGGCGTCGGCAGAGGAATTAGTCGTAGTAGAGATTTGGCGCAGTCAGGAAACGAATGAAGCGGTCGGGTGGCTGGAAGGAAATTGGTGATGGCCGTCAAGGTTGAAGctgggagatggaggcgggTTTGACGGCGTGGTGTTGTCGATTGGGCTGGAGTAGCGTTCGATGTCTGgtcagtccatgtctgcgaTTGCGCTTGTGCATGGATGGGTATGGCAAGTCTGCATAGAGAAGTGGGCATAATTGTGTCGCTGGACTCCGGTGCAGTCGGAGTGCAGCAGTGGCACTCCAgtcagtacggagtagccTAAAGGCAAGTTGTGCACCAGGCCACCCAAAAATATTTAGTGGTACCGTAACTCGTTGCACTACTTTTTATGCATGCATGTCGCATGCTGTGTTGGCAGTGCAGCGCAGGCACCCAAGGCTACTTTTATCACCATAGGACAGGAGAGTAAAATAGGGCATCAAGTCGAATCACAATTCCGAAACGTGTAGGTTCATTCCATTGTGACTTCATTTCATGCTCAAGTTGTGAAGCATAGCTGATTCATTTTGGGCTGCTCAAAGTTAAGGTTGAGTGGTCGCCAGAACTGTTAGTTCGACATCTAGATGCTCCAGCCAAGAGGCGACGGTTTCAAAACACATTACAGTATCACCAACATATACGTTCATTCTATCCATAAAAGCCGTGctgtcattgccattctATAACATTCCCCAATTTCGCCAAATCCCTTAAGGATACAGTACAAACTAAAGACTACACAACATCGAAGACCcctttccatcaccatcaccagcatccCCATGTCTGATTCTCAGTCCCTACAATCCATTATCCACGAACCTCTTAATCTCGTCGACGGCGAAATGTGAGTTCTTCTCGTCCCAGGGCAATGCCTTGTGGTCGCCCTCTAGAGTCACAATCTTCGTTTTCGCCGCCTTTGCATGCAACTTGGCCGCCAAATTCTGCGTCTGTCCCTGAGGGATCAAGTCATCGTCCTTCGCCTCGAACATCAGCACCGACTTGCCCGAAAAGTCTGCATTGGAAGCCTGAATCGcactggccagttgaaaacCCGTTGTCTCAAAGCCCGGCAATTCATCCACTTTACATCCCTTTGGGAAAGCCATGTCGATGCATTTCGGTACCACAAGGGACGCGACAAAGCCCGCACAGCGGCGAAGCAGGCCGTACCGGGCCATCTTTTCCGCCATGTTCCGCATGACAGGATACAGTTCTCCAAAGGGAACACAAAGAATCaccttgttgaccttgacgaAGCCTAGGAGGATTAACAACATAAGACCACCAATCGATCGACAAAAGGGGATGATTTCCGCGTCCGGATACATTTCCACGGCGTATTGGTACACTGCTAGTTCGTTGGCAATAGCGGCAAGCTCCAGGGCACCATTCTCGTTCGGAACCCTGGAACTCAGATCGTAGCCGACAAAGTCTCTGGCAATGACAGCGCACGTGCGGTCGAAGGTCAATGCCTCGAGAATTTCGTTCATGTACCGGGCTGGTCGGGTGTTTCCCTGGAGGGGAACGAAAACTTTCTTCGGGTTATCCTCTGCATTCGTTGCACGGTAGACGTGGACACCGACGATTGTTCCTAGTTTTGTCTCAATCTGGTGGTGCTCGACATCTTCGGACATGGGTTCATagcctttcttccttttgtCAACATTGCTGTTTAGGTAACTGTAGCTGATTTCGCGGTGGAAGCCTTTTGGAGCGTTTCCGGGGAACAGTGTATTCTCCAACTCGTAGGCAAGCCATTCATAGGGGAATACCATGTTGGCAATCCTTGAGGTAAGGCTAAGGTGTTGGGCTGGGGAGAGAGGGgccttgatgttggagatTTTTGTTTCGACATATTCTGGAATCTTTGGGAAGGGCGAAATACGCTTTCGGCTTTTAATCAAGCCATGGTCGGCGCGAGACATCGTGCCGACGGGTCGGTGTGGTGGTGACTGTGATTCCTTGAGAATTTGACAAGTAGAGGTTTGTTGAATGAGAGCTTGTCATTTGGTGAAAGTCGTGGAAGAAGCCGGTATAAATGTCCAACTTGTGGTCGCACTTGCGGTTAGGCCCATGCGTGAACATTGCAAATAACTGCTCTGATTGTTACGTATTCACTAGTCCAAGGAGCTGGATGTGATTTTGTTCTGTGATTGTTTGGAAGGTGTGTGTGACTGAGCATGTCAAAGGATGAGTTTTGACGCGGGCTGTGCACAGTCAATAATCAAGGTGTGCGATTGCTTGAGTTCTGACGCGCGAATCGTTTCTCTGGCGGCTGAAGTTGGGCGGCGCGTAACTCGATGTCCTTTGTTGTCTGTATTCTTCCCAAGTTGTCTGGTATTTTGCGAGTTCATTGTAGATGGAGAGTTGGTCTCGCTGAGTTGGCCGCGTCACCAGATCCCCTTTTAGGTGGACgagtcaagtttgtccaACATTTGATCCGCCAGCGCCGTTTTCATCCTTCACGATCCTCAAAATAATTTCATAGACATTTGTTGTACTGCCCAATAGTGCCTCTGGTCCAGTTCGCACTCTCATTCAAATATGGTAGTGAAGCCGAGCACAGTTCACGATGTGGAACAACGTCGCCCAAAGGCCTCGTTCTTGACCGCTTTGCATCACATCGACTTGTACAGCACCCACTCCAATCTATAGATCTATACCGCGACCCAATCTACTCTGGTATCAATATAATCAAAAGCACAAAGACAGGAGCAAGTGTTTTGCTGACATGTTCTAGGTACCCAGGTAGTTAGCGATTGTGAGACGGAATTTGTTCTTAACATTGAACGCCTTCCATGGAGGATACACGTAGCACAGCATGACAAAATgtccaagaaagaaaaaaatttCTCTCACTTGAAAGACATCAGACCTATTCCATTGCTAGATGAAGTATCCCGCATCAAAAGGGTCGTGCGCCCAACAAAATGCGATGCAACCCAGATGTTGAACGTCAGCCACCACCCATGACAAGATTCACAAGCCAATCTTCGGCCAAACCCTGGAAATTCCATCTTGGCCCGGCTTGAGCCTTGAGCCTCAAGCCCTCGGCCTGTGTGGCAGATCATAAAATAGGCTACTAATTTGGTCACTACCTCCGTATGTACCTGATCGCGTGCAAACGCCGGGCAGCCACCCTCCTATTCTGTTTGTGACACTTGACCCTGACCTGGGAGTCGATTTGCACATGTCAGACTTGCGCGATAGGAGATGGATCTCTGCGGCATGTCTTTGATAAGATTACACACATGCGCAGCAAAGTGACAGCTTAGATTCTAGAAGCAGCATGGAAGGGCACTTGCTAGAAATGATTTTGTTGAGCCCCAGGTGCCTTTGTCATATTTCAGCAGGATATTTCAGCAGGATATTGCAATGTAATTAATTGCAGGTGTAAAGTGTTGTAGGTGGGCCGAATACCAAAATGGTATAATCGCCGATGAAGACAAGAAGTAGACCAAGGAATGATAATACACTCAACTTGAGAAACACAGATAATCCAGCTCGCTCAAGCCGGTCATCGTCATGTAACCCGTCATTGGCCCCGTGCCTTCTCCAGAGTCGAGCAGCAGACACGGATCGTCAACTGTCACCAGACAGCATCTGACCCCAGGCTCACAACCCCACCGATGGAGACACGGAACACTCAAGCGAGATGCAaaaaagtctggtgcttccatGCCTGCTGGTTCGGTGGCTCCGCCGCAGCCCGAGGCAATAAAAAAGGTACCAAGCCAAAACTACGTCAGGAAATGCATGCCCAGGATCCATGTCATTTTCCGTTGACGGCTgctccatttgatgtctggtccaaccAAATCCAACCAGCCCGCCCACACCGTCCCATCTGTCCTTGAAGAACCGACATCCCACCTTCACTTTCACCTTCACCTCCATCGCATCGACATCCGCAACCTCCTTCCTCGCACCGACGACCTCGATCCAACTCACCTCACCTCTTGGCCGGCCAGCACCTCCCAGACTATGGAATCCCAATAAACCAACACTCTCCATCTCTCATCAAATCGTCCATAACCACCACCCAGCAAACCAccagcaaaccaccaccatgtccatcaccGACTTCCTCATCAAATTCCTCGCCGGCTACGCCGCCCTCACCACCTTCTTCTACACCCTATCCCTCGCCATCCCCAAAGCCGGCTTCATCGCCCGCGCCCTCGCCGCCTACATCTCCCTCCTCATCTGCGCCCTCTTCGGCGTCCTCGCCTCCATCGTCCTCACCCTCCTCGGCAAGCAGGGCATCGCGCAATGGGCCACCGCCCGCTCGTTCCACTACGTGATGCGCCTCACCACCGGCATATCCTTCCGCGTCGACGACCCGGCCAACGTGCTCGGCACCGTCCGCCCCGCCGTCTTCATCGGCAACCACCAGACCGAGCTGGACGTGCTGATGCTGGGCGCCATGTTCCCCAGGTGGTGCAGCGTCACCGCCAAGTCGGACCTCAAGCACATCCCCTTCCTGGGCTGGTTCATGCGCCTCAGCGgctccatcttcatcgacCGCAAGAACTCCAAGGACGCGCGGGACGCCATGGCCGGTGCGGCAAAGGAGATCCAGAGCAGGCAGCAGAGCGTGTACATGTTCCCCGAGGGGACGAGGAGCTACGCCAAGGATCCGGTGTTGCTGCCGTTTAAAAAGGGTGCTTTTCATCTGGCTGTCCAGGCGGGCGTGCCGATTGTGCCGGTTGTGGTGGCGAATTATAGCCATGTCCTGCATATCAAGAGCATGGTTTTTCGTGCGGGGACTGTTCCCATTAAGGGTATGGCACTTTCACATCTACTACCAAGGAATAAATAATCGTGGCTAACAGTTTCTCAGTTTTGGACCCTATTCCGACCAAGAACCTCACCGCCGCAGACGTCGACGAGCTTGCCCGCACTACTCGCGAGCTCATGCTCACTGAACTCCTGGCACTGACTGAAAAGGCTCGTGGTCGCCCCATTGCAGTTCCTGCGTCTGCTGGCAATTCATCAGCCAAGAGCTCCGGCGTGGATCTCAACTCCAAGTGATTTTCACACCAAATACATCGCTTTATTTTACCAACCAACCACTTTATGCGACAGACTCCCATAGAGTCTTGAACATGGCTCGCACCCAGTGTACCCAACCAATAGATGAATATATGTGAGGATGACATGAGACCACATAAGACCAAGatgagacgagacgagacgagacgagacgagatGAGACGACATCAGAGGCTCTTCTCTGAATACATAGATACAGGAAAGGTCAACATGATTGATTGATACCCCTATAGATAGATTGCTTGCACTGCAATTTGCAAGCCAATATACTCTTACCAGTACCTTGCTCCCCAACATGCCATGTACATCTCAAAGACCACACAGACTCAACGTCCAAGTTTAGCAAATATTCTCATACATCTCCTCAAAAAAACATTATGTTCACAACACCAGAGTCTAATTCATGCTCATACATGCAAGCCACTCCCACTCGCCAAAACTCCTCATGCAGCCATATACATAAAACATACAAGcacaacatccaccacaCTTTGTCCCACCCAAACAGCACATTACTCATTCAACGCCTGTAAAGCCTGCGTAAGCGTAACCAccctcaaactcctccccCTCTTCAACCCCGCCACCGCATTCGTCACCGTCGGgctcttctcatcatcccacTTTCTAAACACGCGCTTCAGATCCCTCGGTATGCCTTCCAAGACGACCGTCGACACGGGCACAAACGGCCGGTCTTCCATGCCGgatgccaagatggcatATTCCTGTGCGAAATCGAGGGCGTTGCGAAAGGATGCGTACTGCGTGTTGGCGCGGGATCCGACAATGATGTAAATCTCGAAAAAGGCATCGAGGATGTAGATgcttgatggatggaggtCCGACTGATTGAAGGGGGACAGTTCAAAGATCTAGAGAGCATGTTAGGGATTTGCAACTAATTATCGACATGTCAAACGAAGGGCATATAGGTACCTGTTGGCGCGAGTCTGCATCCGAACAGAAGAGTCGGCTACAGTACTTTTCGTAACTCGGCTTCAGTCGCCAGTGATCTGCAGAGTGCGGCTTCGAGCCCTTCTCTTCAAACAGGTCCCAGAAGGATGCTGGCTCGTTGCTGTCCTCGTACTCAATCAATTCCCCAGTCAGGGTCAAGTCCATGCCTACCAGCCTTGCGCAGCTCACTTCCGCAACGTCACTTCCCTTGCCGTTCCACATGTAGCAATTTCCTCCCTTCGTAATGAGATACGTGAATCCAGCGCACAGGCTGGACGGCGTGAAATCTACTTGGTCAAAGGCAACTTGCCCCAGGTATCGTCTGCCACAGAGCATGTTGGGAGCCAATGAGTCGTACTTGTTGCTCGAGCCGCGTCTCACAATAATCACGCCGCCGAGAGCTTGCACAAACTCGGCTGTTTCTTTCCCTTGCCGCAGTTTGACAAGTTTGCCTCCAAGTGAGCGAGCTTCGCGTTGCACAAAGAGCTGCGCATCTTCAGCTGACGACTCGGGAACCTCGTCGCCGACCCAAAAGTACACCTCAAATAATTTCTTTCcggagttgttgatgaaattgTGCGCACATACATACATCTCCTGGTCAAACAAGACTCGCTCATTCTGAGGAGACACTGGTAACTTTTTGCCGTCTCCGAGAATCTGAAACATCTGAAGCCCAAGACTTGTAACCTTATCAGCAGTCACTGGGCGGTTCATCAAAATCTGTGCCGGGTCTACTTTAATTGCTTGTCTCGCCTGTGGCGGGCCAAAGAAGTCGGTTAGCAAAGCAGACACCTCGTCGACTTGCTTTGTAGGCGAGCGGGCTGGAGATGCAATGGCGATAGGTGATTGGAGACCGTCACCACTTAGACCCGAGAGCGGTCTCACTCTCCTGCTCTGCCCGCCACCTAGAGTACCTGGGTCATCAAACGATGGCTTCGACATTGGGGGAGATCGAACCCCGAACCGGGGAGAGGCGTCTCGCATCGACGGAAGAGAATCTCGGTCACTCTTAGTCGGAGATGGTGGTTCTGCGAGCTTGGTTGGTGATCGCGACCCAGTCCGCTGATGCCGCAGCCTGGCTGGTTCTGGTGTTGAGTCTTGCGGAACGTTGTTAGACGACGAGCTTTCGTCCAAGAACCGAGACATTCGCTTCATGTCCAACTTCTTCGGTGGCGAGGCAGGGACGTCATTCTCTTCAGGCTGTTGTTCGCTCTCctttgatggtgatgaggggGTTGATGCCCTGGGTCCAAGCGGGAGTGGTCGTCCGCGAGACAATGGCCGAGTTGCTGGCCCTGGTGA
The genomic region above belongs to Pochonia chlamydosporia 170 chromosome 2, whole genome shotgun sequence and contains:
- a CDS encoding alpha/beta hydrolase family domain-containing protein; translated protein: MSRADHGLIKSRKRISPFPKIPEYVETKISNIKAPLSPAQHLSLTSRIANMVFPYEWLAYELENTLFPGNAPKGFHREISYSYLNSNVDKRKKGYEPMSEDVEHHQIETKLGTIVGVHVYRATNAEDNPKKVFVPLQGNTRPARYMNEILEALTFDRTCAVIARDFVGYDLSSRVPNENGALELAAIANELAVYQYAVEMYPDAEIIPFCRSIGGLMLLILLGFVKVNKVILCVPFGELYPVMRNMAEKMARYGLLRRCAGFVASLVVPKCIDMAFPKGCKVDELPGFETTGFQLASAIQASNADFSGKSVLMFEAKDDDLIPQGQTQNLAAKLHAKAAKTKIVTLEGDHKALPWDEKNSHFAVDEIKRFVDNGL
- a CDS encoding acyltransferase domain-containing protein, which codes for MSITDFLIKFLAGYAALTTFFYTLSLAIPKAGFIARALAAYISLLICALFGVLASIVLTLLGKQGIAQWATARSFHYVMRLTTGISFRVDDPANVLGTVRPAVFIGNHQTELDVLMLGAMFPRWCSVTAKSDLKHIPFLGWFMRLSGSIFIDRKNSKDARDAMAGAAKEIQSRQQSVYMFPEGTRSYAKDPVLLPFKKGAFHLAVQAGVPIVPVVVANYSHVLHIKSMVFRAGTVPIKVLDPIPTKNLTAADVDELARTTRELMLTELLALTEKARGRPIAVPASAGNSSAKSSGVDLNSK